The Salvelinus sp. IW2-2015 linkage group LG8, ASM291031v2, whole genome shotgun sequence genome window below encodes:
- the LOC111967697 gene encoding gamma-crystallin M2-like isoform X2, with the protein MHNHFSRCNSIKVESGCWVAYEKPNYTGYQYMLNKGEYPDYQRWAGFNDCIRSCRMVPPYHGNYRMKIYERSDFGGQNMEVMEDCPDLHERFHSRDISSANVMEGYWILHEHPHYRGRQYFLRPGEYRRHSEWGSSNPTIGSLRRVTETP; encoded by the exons ATGCACAACCACTTCAGCCGCTGTAACTCCATAAAGGTGGAAAGTGGCTGTTGGGTGGCCTACGAGAAGCCCAACTACACTGGCTACCAATACATGCTGAACAAGGGCGAGTACCCCGACTACCAGCGATGGGCGGGCTTCAACGACTGCATCCGCTCCTGCCGTATGGTGCCCCCT TATCATGGAAACTACAGGATGAAGATCTACGAGCGCTCTGACTTTGGGGGTCAGAAcatggaggtgatggaggacTGCCCCGACCTTCACGAGCGCTTCCACAGCCGAGACATCTCCTCCGCCAACGTCATGGAGGGTTACTGGATCCTCCACGAGCACCCCCACTACAGGGGTCGTCAGTACTTCCTTCGTCCTGGCGAGTACAGGAGGCACAGCGAGTGGGGAAGCTCCAACCCCACCATCGGCTCCCTGAGACGCGTCACTGAGACCCCCTGA
- the LOC111967697 gene encoding gamma-crystallin M2-like isoform X1: MGKIIFYEDKNFQGRHYECSSDCAEMHNHFSRCNSIKVESGCWVAYEKPNYTGYQYMLNKGEYPDYQRWAGFNDCIRSCRMVPPYHGNYRMKIYERSDFGGQNMEVMEDCPDLHERFHSRDISSANVMEGYWILHEHPHYRGRQYFLRPGEYRRHSEWGSSNPTIGSLRRVTETP; encoded by the exons aTAATCTTCTACGAGGACAAGAACTTCCAGGGCCGGCACTATGAGTGCAGCAGCGACTGTGCTGAGATGCACAACCACTTCAGCCGCTGTAACTCCATAAAGGTGGAAAGTGGCTGTTGGGTGGCCTACGAGAAGCCCAACTACACTGGCTACCAATACATGCTGAACAAGGGCGAGTACCCCGACTACCAGCGATGGGCGGGCTTCAACGACTGCATCCGCTCCTGCCGTATGGTGCCCCCT TATCATGGAAACTACAGGATGAAGATCTACGAGCGCTCTGACTTTGGGGGTCAGAAcatggaggtgatggaggacTGCCCCGACCTTCACGAGCGCTTCCACAGCCGAGACATCTCCTCCGCCAACGTCATGGAGGGTTACTGGATCCTCCACGAGCACCCCCACTACAGGGGTCGTCAGTACTTCCTTCGTCCTGGCGAGTACAGGAGGCACAGCGAGTGGGGAAGCTCCAACCCCACCATCGGCTCCCTGAGACGCGTCACTGAGACCCCCTGA